Within Candidatus Auribacterota bacterium, the genomic segment CGGCCGGGTCGGCTACAGAACAGAGATTGCCTGTGGGAGCTAAACCACGAGATGTCATGCCGGGAGATTTTAATGGTGATGGCAAGATGGATTTAGCTGTAGCTAATGCAGTAAGCAAGGACGTCTCTATAATCATTGGGAATGGAGATGGAACATTTGCTAATGAGAAGAGATATAGTGTGGGGGATTACAGTTCCCAGATTGCCGCTGCCGACTATAACAACGATGGCAAGCTGGATATGGCTGTATCATGTTGGGGAGGGTACAACCCAATAGTGAGTGTGTTCTTGAATCAGGGAGATGGCGCATTCTCAGCTCCCGTAAGTTATAGAGTCGCGAATGATCCTATGTCAGTAACGAACGGTGATTTTAATAAGGATGGGAACATAGACCTGGCCGTTACGGATACCGGGAGCGGCTCCCCATTCGGCTCGAGTATATCGGTTCTCCTCGGCAAAGGAGACGGGACATTTAATCCGGAGGTGCAATATGGTGTGGGGGAACATCCGGACTCTATTGTAACCTTTGATTTTAACGGAGATGGCAATTTAGACCTCGCTGTAGCTAACAGGTGGGCTAACAGCGTTTCCATCCTTTTGGGCAACGGGGATGGGACGTTTAATCAGGAGGTAAGATACTCTACAGGCATGAATCCTCTTTGTCTGATAGCATCCGATCTAAACAATGACGGCAAGGCGGATCTGGTTACGACCAATAGCGACAGGTACACTCCGGAGGAGCCGTACGGCAGTATTTCCGTTCTCATGGGCAAGGGAGATGGGACATTCGCCGGAGAAGTGAGATACGATATCGGGAAATTACACGAATCGTTGGCGAGCGCAGATTGGGATCTTGATGGCAAGGTAGATTTAGTAATAGGCGATACATATTACGACAAGATTGATATACTGTTCGGCAATGGCGATGGCACGTTTTATGGGAAGACCAGTTTTGCGTTCGGGCGAGACCCGAAGTCGATCAAAAGCGCCGATTTCAACAAGGATGGGAAACCCGACCTCGCTGTTGCGAATTTTGACAGCAACGATGTTTCAATTTTCATCAACGACAATATACCTGGCCAGCCGACAATAACAGTCACGCCAATCACTCCCTTCCCTATACCCACGCCAACGCCGAGGCCGATTGAAGTGCGGGTGAGCAGTGAGAGTGTACGACCCGGGGAAGGATTCCGGATGTGGGTAAGAGTAAATTGGCAAATTACATTCTCTGTCTTTGACGCATATGTGGTTGCGATAACGCCATGGGGCATTTATTCAGTGAATACTGAGAAAAAATGGCAGCCCGGGGTACATCCGATTCTGAAGAACAAAGCACTGATAAAACCATGCCAGGGACTTCTTCTAAATATTCCTCGTGTTCCCAAAGGATTTACGGGGCAGTTCACCTTCATCGCCGGCGTCGTCGAGTCTCCCAAACCGCCCAAGGAAGAGAATGCTGTGTACATGGATAAGAAGGTAGTGGGGGTGATTTCTGGTCCAGCCGCACAAGCCAGCAATGCGGGCGACAAAAAGTTTGTCAGGACTTTAACCCAAGGGCTGGCGCGATTGCTTTAATCGGCGGAATGGCATCCTCCAGGGTCAGATCTCCAGCCTCATGCAGCTTTGAGTTGAGGAAATGAAGGCTCGATGACTGGAACGAACTCTCCGGGTTTGCGCCTGCGGATTCTCCGATCGGGCTAAATGAGTTTTAAGAGAAAAAGGAGATGAGACATGAAAAGGCATAATCTTCTTCACCTGTTTTGGATGGGGCTTGCCGGCGCATTGGCACTTTTCGGGAGTGAGTGCGCTGCTCAGCCAATGAGCTCCCCATGGCCCATGTTCCGCCATGATGCGCAGCGCACGGGCAGGAGCGTTACCGCGGGCTCATGGACCGGGATCCTGGCATGGAGTTATGAAGTCGGCGGAGGCGTCATCTCTTCGCCGGCACTCGACACAGCCGGCAATGTGTATTTCGGCTCGCTCGACCGGAATCTGTCCGTGCTTACATCGAACGGCTTCTTCCTGTGGAGTTATGCCGCAGGAGGCGCATTATCTTCTTCGCCGGCAATTGATACGGCGGGAAGAATCTACTCCGGCGCTGATGACAACACATGTTATGCCCTCAGTCCCTCGGGAGCGCTCGCATGGAGCTATAATACGGCAGGCAATCTTTTTTCTTCTCCCGCCATAAATGGGGCCGGCTCCGTATACACAGGCTCACTTGACAATTCGCTCTATGTGATAGCTTCCTCGGGGCAGATTGAATGGAGTTACACAATGGCAGGGGGCATACAGTCATCTCCGGCCCTGGAGACAGATTGGACGGTATATATCGGCTCCAACGATAACAACCTTTACAGTTTTGGTTCCGATGGGGCATTTTCATGGTCGTATGCCGCTCACAATGCGTTTTATGCCTCTCCATTGGTGAACGATGGAATGCTCTATGCAGGTTCCGTGGACAACGCATTTTATGCCCTGAATACCAATGGCGCACTGAAATGGAGCTATGAATTTGGCGATTCGATTTATGCTTCAAGCGCGATCCATCGCTATGGGGATATTTACATCGGATCCTGTGACAATAACCTCTATGTGATAAGTGCAGGCGGGACGTTACAGTGGTCTTATGATTCAGGAGGCGACCCACATTCTTCTCCGGCCGTGGATCCGTATACGGTCTATTGCGGTTCCTCCGCAGACACAATGCACTCGATAAAACTGGGAGGTACTCTCCGCTGGAGTTATAAGGCGGGGGATACCATCAGGTCTTCACCCGTCATCGACTCATGGGGAACGGTTTATTTCGGCGGCGGCGACAACAGGCTCTATGCAATATCTCCGGATTCGTTAATACCGGCGAAGGCGGAGATTGCGCTCAACGGGACTGTCTTCTATCCCGGCGACCTGCTCGAAGCATGGTTCATGCTTTACACGGATATCAATCGACCATTTCATGTATTTGCGGCATTTCACACGCCCGATGGCAAGATATACTATATTACTTCAAAAGGGCAAATAACCAGGAGTGTAACTCCCCTGGCTTTGAATGTGCCTGGTTTACCGGCTGGATTTCGAATTAAGTTTGTTTCCATGGTTGTTCCAAACACTGCTTCAGGACAATATAGCCTCGTGTTGAGTTTTTATAAACCGCAAGGGCCTTATAAACCACAGGATGCAATCCTCTGGATATCCAAAGACTTCAGCATCGGTGCGATTGCAACACCGACGCCGACTCCCACTCCTCCCACCACGCCAACGCCGAAACCGATTGAGGTGCGTGTGAGCAGTGAGAGCGTACGACCTGGAGAAGGATTCCGGATTGAACTGCTGGTAAACCGTCAAATCAGCATGTCGGTGTTCGATGCCTACATCGTTGCGCTCACCCCCTGGGGTGTGTATTCAGTGAATAATAAGTTGAAATGGGAGAAGGGGGTGCGGCCGGTTTTAAGCAGCGTGGAGATAATCGAGCCATGTCGGGTGAGGCTGATCGATGTGCCCAGTATGCCGGAGTGGGCGGCAGGCCGGTACACTTTCATCGCCGGCGTCGTCGAGTCGCCCAAGCCGCCTAAGGAAGAGAACGCAATCTATATGGATAAGAAGGTTGTGCAGGTGATTTCTGGTCCCACCGCACGAGCTGGTAATGCGGGCGACAAAAAATTGTCAGGACTTTAACCCACGGATTGGCACGGTTATTTTAATCGGCAGCATCCATGTTTCATTTGAACGTATGGGGAAGGGGCAG encodes:
- a CDS encoding VCBS repeat-containing protein → MSFAMPPEEQEYNHTAGSATEQRLPVGAKPRDVMPGDFNGDGKMDLAVANAVSKDVSIIIGNGDGTFANEKRYSVGDYSSQIAAADYNNDGKLDMAVSCWGGYNPIVSVFLNQGDGAFSAPVSYRVANDPMSVTNGDFNKDGNIDLAVTDTGSGSPFGSSISVLLGKGDGTFNPEVQYGVGEHPDSIVTFDFNGDGNLDLAVANRWANSVSILLGNGDGTFNQEVRYSTGMNPLCLIASDLNNDGKADLVTTNSDRYTPEEPYGSISVLMGKGDGTFAGEVRYDIGKLHESLASADWDLDGKVDLVIGDTYYDKIDILFGNGDGTFYGKTSFAFGRDPKSIKSADFNKDGKPDLAVANFDSNDVSIFINDNIPGQPTITVTPITPFPIPTPTPRPIEVRVSSESVRPGEGFRMWVRVNWQITFSVFDAYVVAITPWGIYSVNTEKKWQPGVHPILKNKALIKPCQGLLLNIPRVPKGFTGQFTFIAGVVESPKPPKEENAVYMDKKVVGVISGPAAQASNAGDKKFVRTLTQGLARLL
- a CDS encoding PQQ-binding-like beta-propeller repeat protein, translating into MKRHNLLHLFWMGLAGALALFGSECAAQPMSSPWPMFRHDAQRTGRSVTAGSWTGILAWSYEVGGGVISSPALDTAGNVYFGSLDRNLSVLTSNGFFLWSYAAGGALSSSPAIDTAGRIYSGADDNTCYALSPSGALAWSYNTAGNLFSSPAINGAGSVYTGSLDNSLYVIASSGQIEWSYTMAGGIQSSPALETDWTVYIGSNDNNLYSFGSDGAFSWSYAAHNAFYASPLVNDGMLYAGSVDNAFYALNTNGALKWSYEFGDSIYASSAIHRYGDIYIGSCDNNLYVISAGGTLQWSYDSGGDPHSSPAVDPYTVYCGSSADTMHSIKLGGTLRWSYKAGDTIRSSPVIDSWGTVYFGGGDNRLYAISPDSLIPAKAEIALNGTVFYPGDLLEAWFMLYTDINRPFHVFAAFHTPDGKIYYITSKGQITRSVTPLALNVPGLPAGFRIKFVSMVVPNTASGQYSLVLSFYKPQGPYKPQDAILWISKDFSIGAIATPTPTPTPPTTPTPKPIEVRVSSESVRPGEGFRIELLVNRQISMSVFDAYIVALTPWGVYSVNNKLKWEKGVRPVLSSVEIIEPCRVRLIDVPSMPEWAAGRYTFIAGVVESPKPPKEENAIYMDKKVVQVISGPTARAGNAGDKKLSGL